A genome region from Coffea arabica cultivar ET-39 chromosome 7e, Coffea Arabica ET-39 HiFi, whole genome shotgun sequence includes the following:
- the LOC113702250 gene encoding alternative NAD(P)H-ubiquinone oxidoreductase C1, chloroplastic/mitochondrial-like, whose product MTVAAAASAFSALGFFNSGGVGRIQSKKLSPRISARFSIKPSNFSGKNARVQFRTSASGGIQSYDSENEAEPRTYAWPEKKRPRICILGGGFGGLYTALRLESLVWPDGKKPQVVLVDQCEHFVFKPMLYELLSGEVDPWEIAPRFTDLLANTGVQFFKDRVKCFCPSDALGMNPPTVSGAGGTVHLESGLLIEYDWLVLALGAQAKLESVPGAAEYALPFSTLEDARMVDEKLRALERQNFGKDSQIRVAVVGCGYSGVELAATVSERLQDKGIVEAINVQNTVLSNAPVGNREAALKVLSSRKVKLLLGYFVRCIREVDKSGIHDKETAKSHRNLILELQPAERGVQSQMLEADLVLWTVGTKSLLPLLEPSDKPHEIPLNARGQAETDETLRVKGHPRIFAVGDSSAFRDSSGKLLPASAQVAFQQADFAGWNLWAAINDRPLLPFRFQNLGEMMTLGRYDGAISPSFIEGLTLEGPIGHTARKLAYLIRLPTDEHRVKVGFSWLAKTAVESVAFLQDNLTKVVSGS is encoded by the exons ATGACAGTTGCGGCAGCAGCTTCAGCTTTCTCAGCTCTGGGATTCTTCAACTCCG GGGGGGTTGGAAGAATCCAGTCGAAAAAGTTAAGCCCCCGGATTTCGGCGCGATTTTCGATTAAACCTAGCAATTTTTCTGGTAAAAACGCGAGGGTTCAGTTTCGGACTTCTGCTTCTGGCGGAATTCAGAGTTATGATTCTGAAAATGAAGCTGAACCTCGGACTTATGCATGGCCTGAAAAGAAG CGACCTAGAATCTGTATATTAGGAGGTGGATTTGGAGGACTTTACACTGCTTTAAGATTAGAATCACTGGTTTGGCCAGATGGAAAGAAACCCCAG GTGGTTCTTGTTGACCAATGTGAGCATTTTGTTTTTAAGCCAATGTTATATGAGCTACTCTCTGGAG AAGTGGATCCTTGGGAAATAGCTCCACGTTTTACAGACTTGCTTGCAAATACTGGTGTGCAATTTTTCAAAGACAGGGTTAAATGCTTCTGTCCATCTGACGCCCTAGGAATGAATCCGCCCACTGTCTCTGGTGCAGGTGGAACTGTCCATCTTGAAAGCGGTCTCCTAATCGAATACGACTG GTTGGTACTTGCACTAGGTGCTCAGGCAAAGCTTGAATCTGTGCCTGGTGCTGCAGAGTATGCATTGCCATTTTCTACTCTTGAAGATGCTCGC ATGGTTGATGAAAAACTTAGAGCATTAGAGCGCCAGAACTTTGGTAAGGACTCTCAAATACGTGTGGCTGTTGTGGGATGTGGTTACTCTGGAGTTGAGCTGGCTGCCACTGTATCTGAAAGACTGCAAGATAAGGGTATCGTGGAAGCAATTAATGTGCAAAATACAGTTTTGTCTAATGCTCCGGTTGGCAATAGAGAAGCAGCACTTAAG GTTCTCTCATCCAGAAAAGTTAAACTTTTACTGGGATATTTTGTCCGTTGTATTAGAGAAGTAGACAAGTCTGGAATTCATGATAAGGAAACAGCTAAAAGTCATAGAAACCTAATACTAGAGCTGCAGCCAGCTGAAAGGGGTGTACAAAGTCAAATGTTGGAAGCTGATCTGGTTTTGTGGACTGTTGGTACAAAGTCTTTACTTCCTCTGCTAGAACCCTCTGACAAGCCACATGAAATTCCTCTTAACGCCAGGGGACAAGCTGAAACAGATGAAACTCTTAGGGTTAAGGGTCACCCACGTATATTTGCTGTTGGTGACTCATCCGCTTTTAGAGATAGCAGTGGGAAGTTGCTTCCGGCCAGTGCACAG GTGGCATTCCAGCAAGCTGATTTTGCTGGTTGGAATCTATGGGCTGCAATCAATGACAGACCTCTGCTGCCGTTCAG GTTTCAGAATTTAGGTGAGATGATGACTCTTGGGAGATATGATGGTGCTATTTCACCAAGCTTTATTGAGGGCCTAACGCTTGAAGGCCCTATTGGTCATACTG CAAGAAAATTGGCATACTTAATAAgattaccaactgatgagcACCGTGTAAAAGTGGGGTTTAGTTGGTTGGCAAAGACAGCAGTTGAGTCTGTTGCATTTTTGCAAGACAACCTCACAAAAGTAGTTTCAGGTTCATAG